A section of the Humulus lupulus chromosome 2, drHumLupu1.1, whole genome shotgun sequence genome encodes:
- the LOC133815299 gene encoding uncharacterized protein LOC133815299, with amino-acid sequence MNTSFFYAFLKKRKAENGIVSFIAEEGRLVDNFSEVVSHFVDHFRGFLGSSSSATGRIKLQSIEMGSKLSFDQQLMLRKPFSRKEICDALFGIPITKSPGPDGFGSGFFKAVWQDIGDEVCSAISHCFEQDLIKNYGRASTSPRCAIKIDLSKAYDTVYWRFQGKFKGEKGLRQGDPMSPLLFVLIMQYLTRSLQLAVLNSTFRYHPMCKSLKLLNLCFADDLLLFCKGSHSTVSIIREVLEEFGAATRLSINSEKSHIFFGGVIVTERNQIAQEIQLSEVKEIEKLCRSFLWCNSGHRSKLHIPSWQKVCLPKAYGGLSFRDGASWNRAILAKYVWAISEKPEVLWVKWINSTYLKGLNFWNYTLKSDCSWYWRKLFHQKERYSPAAILIAGG; translated from the exons ATGAATACATCTTTCTTTTATGCTTTTTTGAAGAAGCGTAAAGCTGAAAATGGTATTGTCTCCTTTATCGCGGAAGAGGGCAGATTAGTTGATAATTTTTCTGAAGTTGTCTCTCATTTTGTTGATCACTTCAGAGGCTTTTTAGGGAGCTCAAGTTCTGCTACTGGTAGGATTAAACTTCAGAGTATAGAGATGGGTTCTAAGCTTTCCTTTGATCAACAGCTGATGCTTCGTAAACCTTTTTCTCGGAAGGAGATCTGTGATGCATTATTTGGTATTCCTATAACTAAATCCCCAGGACCTGATGGTTTTGGTTCAGGCTTTTTCAAAGCAGTTTGGCAGGATATAGGGGATGAAGTCTGTTCAGCAATAAGTCATTGTTTTGAACAG GATCTAATAAAAAACTATGGGAGGGCCTCTACTTCTCCAAGATGTGCAATCAAGATTGATCTTAGTAAGGCCTATGACACAGTATATTGGAG ATTTCAAGGTAAATTTAAAGGTGAGAAGGGGCTGAGGCAAGGAGATCCTATGTCTCCTCTTTTGTTTGTTCTTATAATGCAATATTTGACTAGGAGTCTTCAACTAGCAGTGCTTAATTCTACCTTTAGATATCACCCAATGTGCAAAAGCCTCAAGCTTCTTAATCTGTGCTTTGCGGATGATTTGCTCTTATTTTGTAAGGGTTCTCATTCAACTGTTAGTATTATTAGGGAGGTTCTAGAGGAATTCGGAGCTGCTACTAGGCTTTCTATTAACTCAGAAAAATCTCATATCTTTTTTGGAGGAGTCATTGTCACTGAGAGGAATCAGATTGCTCAAGAAATTCAACTGTCTGAAG TTAAGGAGATAGAAAAGTTATGTAGAAGTTTTCTTTGGTGTAATTCTGGGCATAGGAGTAAGCTGCATATTCCTTCTTGGCAGAAGGTTTGCCTTCCTAAAGCCTATGGTGGTCTTAGTTTTAGAGATGGAGCTAGTTGGAATAGAGCTATTTTAGCTAAATATGTCTGGGCCATTTCTGAAAAACCTGAAGTGTTATGGGTTAAATGGATCAATTCCACTTATCTGAAAGGTTTAAATTTCTGGAACTATACTCTGAAGTCAGAttgtagctggtattggaggaagctcTTCCATCAAAAAGAAAGATATAGCCCTGCTGCAATTCTTATTGCTG GTGGTTAA